The DNA sequence CGTTGAAATGGCGCAAAAGAACATCATAAGTGTTCGTGCCGGTGTTGCGCTGCCAAACGACAAAAAGCTTGCCGGAGCGCTCGGCGATACATGGAAATTTGCTGCTGCCGTTGCCGGCGCTGAGGCGCTTATAACTGCCCCAGGTGCTGCCGCCATCAGTGGATTTCTGATAATAGATTTCCCCGGTTGTTTCATAAACAAGATGGTAAACTCCACCTGAATCTCGCACAATCTTTCGACTGCTGTTCGAGGCAGTTGCATCAACGCTGTTGCTGGCAAGATAGCTACTGTGGAACGTTGCAGTCATCGTTGTGACAGAGGCGGAAATGTTGGTGATGGCAAAGCCCGTGGGGTCGCCGCCAATTGTCGTCGGTGTTGGTGTAGAGCAATTTGTTGGTGCTGGATCTCGCCTGGCGCTGTTGGGAGTTGTCGCGATGGAAAAATTCGTATTATTGTTGCTTCCTGGAAACGGATCGCCAGGATCGCCGACAGAAAAGATCAAAGTGGGATCGCTGCTTCCAACCGTATAGCTGGTGGTCAAACTATTGTCCGCCCATCTCAAGCGCTCGATACTGCGATCATTGCAGCCGATTGTAGCATAGGGTTTGGTGTTGAAAATCAACAAGCCACCTTTCACTGCATTGGGGTCCCACCATCCCGGCAGAAAGCTGTTGAAGCCGGTGTATTGGCGATTTTCAACGACAAATTGTTCGCCGCTCGCGTTGTCGGTGAAGCGGTAGAAATCCGTCGCGTTGGGAATGTCGATTTGCGTGTTGATGTATTGAATATTCTCCGCCATATTATTCGAAGTGATGTCGGTAGCGTTGGCCCAACCCACGCTTACTTTGCGTGCTGCCAAAAGATGTGATTCACATTCGCCCTTGCGCTTGGGGCCGATGTCGGTTCGATGCATAGTTGACCAATCACCGGTAGCATAGTGAGTAAAATTCACGCCGGTTTGATCCGACCAATTGCCCAGGAAAACGAGGCCCAGAGTATGAAAGATTTCGTGAACATGCACACCGACGTGGCGAAAGGTCGGCGTGCCGGTGGATACTCCTCTGGCACGTTCAAAGGTGTTGTAGCATCCCATGAAATTGTTATAATTGAAGAGAGGAGAGCCCGATGGCAAGGCAGTCGACGGAATACGATAATCACTGGGACCACCGAAGTTGGCGGAGCCATGCCAAGTGTTCTCAGATTGACCATTCAGATCCTGGGAAGCAATAACACAGATGATGTTATAATTGCAGTTCCAGTTATTGCTCACGGCCTGCGCTATCGCAGTTGTTATCATCAAATAGGTATTATTGAGATACGTCGCGCTTGATCCCAAATTCAGCCACGTGAGCACACCCCTGCCATTGGCCGGATTGACGACTTGCCCGGTGATCTGAATCAAGCCGTGGGAGTTCTCTTGATACCAGTCCTTCACACTGCCGTAGACGTCTTCTCCATCGGGAGAAGTCACCGAATTCGGCGTTGTGTAGTAGAAGTCATCCGAGAATAACATATTCTCGAAATGCAGCTTCAGATACCCATTGGGAAGGTCGGGTGTTCGGGTAAAGTGTAGGCGATCCGTGAATTCAACCAAGATCACACCCACTGAAATCGTAGCCGGCAAGGACGGTCTTATATTTGGCCCGGAAACAGTAGCGCTAGGCGTGCCGAAGCAATTTCCTTCTTGCGCATCGGCTACCGTGGTCATGGCAGCAAAACCACATATCAACGCAAGCAGCAACTGTTTACTGGGATTGCATGATGCCTGTCCGTTCATCTGATGAGAACAACTTTCCGGCTGGTTATAAATTCTCCAGCAGTGACTTTAATCAGATAAATTCCTGTACGCAAAATTTTCCCGTCTTGATTGCGACCATCCCAACTTAAAGTTAGCTTACCGTCTTGAGGAACGAAACCTTGAAAGCCACGAACAATCTTCCCGGTGAGATCATAGATTCTGATCGTGGTTGGTATATTGGGCGTGGCTTTTAGGTCGAATTGCACACTATCACCAAAGGGATTTGGGAAAAGAGTAAATGCTGTTGGAATGCCTGAAGACTGGTTTGCAGCATCATTATCAGAAACTGCACTTGTAAGCACTTCACCCAAACCGCCATTTTTACTTACTTGTTGAGCAAAAATGCCCCAACCGCTACCGGTGCCGATCTCATACCAAGCCACAATGCAGCCTCCATTTCCATCAGATGAAACTCTATGACTTCTTTCAGAATCAGGCCGCAAGCTAACTCCAGCATCATTACTCCAGATCTGATTTCCGTTCTGACCTAAAGACTGAGCGTAAATGTCTCCTTTTTGTGTACGCCCATCTAGCCATACAACGGTTATTTTCCCATTGTTTCCGAGGCAGGTTTGTTCGAATGCTCTTGATGAAGGATATATGCTTACGGGCAAGCCTCCATAGTCAAAAATTAACTTTCCCTCAAAAATTAATACGCTGGACATAGATATTATCAAAAGCGCCAGAAAGTGCGCGATAAATAATAGCTACATCCTGATGATCATTGACTAAAACTTCGGGTGAAAAAGTTTGCTCATAAACTGAGTCGGTTATGGCAATGCCAGTTGTTGGCCAAATGTTCGCTCCAGCACCATCATAGCGAAAAACACGTGTTCTGAAAATTCGTCCATTTGTCGGTCGGTAAGCAATTTGTTCATGTGCCGTCCAAAAGAACCCACCGGAATTATCACTCGTCAGCACACCCCAAATTCCGACAGACATAGGAATGGCAGCAGGCCAAAGAAATTCTCCGTTTTCATTCATGCGCTGGATGACTATTCCAGTGCTTTGGGTGAAGGCACAGAACAGGCCGTCAGAGCCATCCGTGACGACTTGAGTCCGTGTATAATTGAAGACATAATGTGCAATTTTTTTTCATTTTGTTCCCACAAAAGCTGACCGCTTGACGAGACGCGGTTGCCGAACATTTCTTGAATGCCATCGCCATTACGATCTTCCACCCAAAATACAAAAGCGCCGCCCTTGTCGTCAGCCAACAATGCAACGGGCAATTGAGAGGAGTCACTTTGCGCTGGGCGAACGCCGCTGTTTCCCCACAGCAATGCGCCGGTTGAATCCACGCGCTGCACGAGCGTGCGTGCCACCCATTGTCCATTGATGACGCGGGTATCATAAAACAGCACAATCGCCGTGCCCTCGCCGCCATAGGTGAGAAAGAACGGCGTGGATTGATCGAACTCCTCGCCAGCTAATGAGATTCCGCTTTCAGAGAAAGATTTATAGCCGTAGCGATTCAAATGCTGCATGCGCAGCAGTCTTCGGTTGCCCGAGGTGCCGGTTTCCCAAACAATGAAAGATCCCCCGTTGCCGTCGATACAAATTTCCGGATTGATGCCGCCGCCGGCAACTTTGAGGTTCTGGCTGGGGTCGGTGGACCATTGCGACAAACTATCTTCGGACAGCAATAAAATGCCAATTTTGGTCGCCAGAAATGCCTGAGCCATTTTCATTATGAAGTCTTTCCGCATGTTGGTTTGAAGGCTATCGCACCAAATGCTCATTCATATATTGAAATATGACCCCGGAGTTCAAAACGCCTGTCATTGTGCGATAGCGCCAGTCTTCGCCATATGGATTTTATGGATTGCTGGAATCTCAAACTCCATTCATCCATCAATCCATCAATCCATTCATCCATCAATTCAATTCGCTCTCTCTACCGATGCTTGACGTCCCCTCGCGCAAAAATACTGGCCACGTAATTCAGCACGTCGGTCGCGCTCTCATCGGTGTAGCCGTAATACTTGATCATGCGCGCCTTGACCACGTCGATTTTCTCCTGGGTTTCCTTGTCCACCACGCTGGAGATCAGCGTGGTCAGCTTGATGGTGTCCTTCTGGTCTTCGAAGAGTTTGAGCTCCAGGGCTTTTTGCAGGCGTTCGTTGCTCTTGTAGTTGAAGGTCTTGCCTTCGAGCGCGAGCGCGCCGATATAGTTCATGATCTCGCGGCGGAAATCGTCCTTGCGGCTCTCCGGAATGTCGATCTTTTCTTCGATCGCGCGCATCAGCCTTTCGTCCGGTTCCTCGTCCGCGCCGGTGTATTTGTTCTTCACGCGTTCGCGCTGGGTGTAGGCTTTGACGTTGTCGATGTAATTGCCGCACAGCCGCTTGAGCGCGTCTTCATCGGCGGCGATGGCGCGCTGCACCTCGTTCTTCACGATGTCTTCGTATTCTTCCTTGACCACGGCGAGCAGCTCCTTGTAGCGTTTGCGCTGCTCGTCGCTGGTGAGCAGCGAGTGATGTTTCAGCCCGGCCTCCAGCTCGTTCATCACCATGAAGGGGTTGATGCTCGTCTGGCTCTTTTCACTGACCAGGGCGTTGGAGATTTTGTCCTGAATATAGCGTGGCGAGATGCCCTCCATGCCCTCGCGTGCCGCCTCGGTGCGCAGCTCCTTGATGTTGTCCTCGGTGAAGCCCGGCAGGGTTTTGCCGTTGTAGAGCTTGAGCTTTTGCAACAGGGTGAGCTGGGCCTTGCGCGGCTCCTCCAGGCGGGTGAGCACCGCCCACATGGCGGCCATTTCGATGGTGTGGGGCGCGATGTGCTTGCCCTTGATGCGCTGCGGGTTGTAGTCCTTTTCGTAGATCTTGATTTCGTCGCTCAGCCGGGTGATGTAGGGCACGTCGATCTTGACCGTGCGGTCGCGCAGGGCTTCCATGAACTCGTTGGAGAGCAGCTTGCGGTATTCCGGCTCGTTGGTGTGGCCGATGATGACTTCGTCGATGTCGGTTTGCGCGAATTTTTTCGGTTTGATCTTGTGCTCCTGCGAGGCGCCGAGCAGATCATACAGAAAAGCAACGTCGAGCTTGAGCACCTCGATGAACTCGATCAGGCCGCGGTTGGCGATGTTGAACTCGCCGTCGAAATTGAAGGCCCGCGCGTCCGATTCGCTGCCATACTCGGCGATTTTACGGTAGTTGATGTCGCCGGTGAGCTCGGTGGAATCCTGGTTTTTCTCATCCTTGGGCTGGAAGGTGCCGATGCCGATGCGGTCTTTTTCCGAGAGGATCAGGCGCTCGACCCGCACGTCCCGGATGAGATCGATCCACGAGCCTTGATGCTGCTTGAGCAACTCGCGGTAGGTTTGCCGGCAGAATGGGCAGAGCTCGCCGGTGAGGTTGATCTGCTGCTCGGTGTTGCGCCCGATATTCAGGCGTTCCAGCAGGCGCGGGCGAATCTCCTCCGGCACCAGGTGCAGCGGCTCTTCGTGCATCGGGCAGCGCTCCCACACTTCCTTGCCGTTGACGTGCTGGCGCCAGGAGAAAGTGTAGAGCGCGCCCTCCGGGGTGCGCGAGTAATGTTCCAATCCCTTTTTCAACAGGCGCACGATGGTGCTTTTGGCACTGCCCACCGGGCCATGGAGCAACAGGACGCGCTTCTCGGTGCCGTAACCGCTGGCCGCCGCCTTGAAAAAGTTCACGATGCGCATGATGGTGCGCTCCAGGCCGTAGACCGCATCGCGGCCGTTGTCGATCGGGTCATCGAAAAATTTGTATTTGACCAGGCGTTCCTTGAACTCGATGATTTCCTCGCGGCCGTGCGACAGGATCATGTCATAGATTCTTTGAAATGCGGTGCGCGTCACCGCCGGGTTCTGCCGCACAATCCCCAGATAATCCTCAAACGTGCCGGTCCAGTTCAGCTCACGATATGTTCTTGTATCATGCAACCCGTTGATGATGCTCAGCAGGCTGCCGGCATCCGTGGGAGTGAGAGTTTCTGACATTGGTATGAACCTCCATTTCCATGAAATTATATGCAGACCTGGGTCTGGCCAAATCAGGGGGTGACATGGGTGCCAATGACTGCAGCGCGACAACCGGCAAAGGGTGCGGTGCTCCAGCCGTCGTCGTTACACGCTCTGCTTACAGTGATTGGCCAGCAACGAAACGAAATCGCAACGACATCTGCTGTGGTAGGAGAACGATCGCTTCGGAACGTCAGCTAGGGTTGCAGTGTGAAGAGGTAGTTCGCCCGGCGCCTTGCTCGGTCAGCTTGCCGGTGTACAGAAAGGTCAATGACAAGATTTCAACACGTATGACGACAAAAAAAGTCGAACCCGAAGAATTCGACTTTCAAAGACAAAGAGCGCTGGAAAATTGTGAAGCGATACTACAAACGCGGCGGATAAAAGTCAAGCCATTTCTCCGGCAATCTCGAAAATGGCTTGCACCCGGCCTTGTCGCGGCCGGCGCCGGATGCAGCCGGGTGCTTCCAGCACCGGACACTGCTACTTTGCGCTGCGCAGTCGCTGCAACCCTCAGCCTGCTCTGGCCCTCCCGCCTGCCGGTATTGACTATCGGAAAGCAACTGCGAACCCAGGGTGCTTAACATGAAGATGAGCAATCTCGCCTCCCAATTTCCCATGGGCCGCGTGCCGTTTCCGCCCCTGGCCGTGCAGCCTTCAAACTGAAGCGCCAGAACAAAAGTTCCCATGCTCTCTCTCCGCGTGAAGGCGGGGCCCACCTTGCGCCAACCAGCTGCCACCGCGACAGTGCTTGCCTGAAAAGCCACGAGCCCCGCCGGGGCGCAGTGCGGGTGGCAGTATACATTTGTCAGTATAGAATCTGCAAATCCGCGGCTTAGTCCTTATAAATAATCAATCTTAATCATCAGCTCGAGGAACCTGCGGGAGCATTCTCGCATGGCGCGAAGGGATTTCTACGGGATCGCCTGGGCTGCAATGTGAACGATGCAGCAGGAGCGCTGCGTTCACGGACGCATGAACGAGACAAGGCGCTCTTGGGAAATCCTCCCGGCTGATTCGAGATGACAAGCCTTCTCCGCCGGCAAAGCGGCTGAGCGCAAATCGATTTTCTCTGAAAGGGAATCACATGCGAAAAAGTATTCCGCCGCGCCTCCTGCCCCTCGCCTTTCTGAGCGCGGCGACCCTGCTTCTGCCCGCTGCCAGCCATGCCCAATTGCTCACCGATTTCAAAGCCCGGTTCGCCAGCATGGTGATCAAAAAAGCCACGTTTGAAAATCTCGGCACGTTGGACGTTGACTTCTATCGCCACAATTTCGAAGTCGAGCTCGGTATCGGGCAGGCCTTTGTGGGCGCGACGTATCAATATGCCACCAAGGAGGTGCACACCCGCAAGCTCGGCAACTCTTTCGGCAAGCGCGAAGACGGCGTGATGCTCACTGCCGGCTACAGCCACCTGCTCTCCAGCCTGGCGCGCGTGGAAGCTTACGGCCGTCTGGGTGTATGGGGTGATACCAACCCCGCGCAGGCGCTTTATGCCACCGACAGCGACCTGCGCCTGAGCCTGATCCTGTTTGATCCCGACGGCTTTGCAGCCATTTCACGCCGCGCTGTTTTTCCCTCGGCACAAGTGGGCGTGAACGTCAACAAATACGGCCGGGTGCAGGGTCTGGCCGGTGTGGGCTTGTGGTGGAATCATCTGGGCGCCTACCTGAGCGGCTTTCAATCCTTTAATGGCGTGGAGGATGCCCGCCATCCCGGCAGGGACGCGGATAAAATCTTTGCCAATCTCAAGAACAGTGGCGTTACGTTTTGTATGACCTACGAGCTGCGCGAATTCATGCTCCTGGCCCGGCAAAATTACGCTCTGCAAAACGGCGGGCATGACTTCACCATCAGCCTGCAGTATCAACATTTCTTTCGGAAGCAGAGGTGATTCATGATTCGGCTCTTCCGGCGTGTTTTCCTGATCGCGCTTTTCGCCTCGGTCTCCGGCGCCTGGGCGCAATGGTTTCCCATCAAACAATCGCTCGCGAACAATGTTGCAATCCTGCGGGAATCCCCGCACGTGTTGGTGCTGTATCATCACCTGCTGCAGGATTCCGTCATCGTGACGCTGGCGCCCGCACCGGACGCCGACATTCACGGCGGTTTGGAATTCCGGCGCGGCAGCAATCCCTACCGGGTTTGGATCACCACCCGGCGTTTTTGGCAAAGGCCAGTGCTGGCGGAGGACGGCGGCCGCAAGTTTTTCCTGGCGGGTTTTACCAAGGCATTGCGCCCGCCCTTGCCGGAGGCCGCGCCCTCAAAGGACCCTCTCAAAACTATACCGCCTCGCGAAGCAGTCACCAGCCGCCTTGCCCAACCTTCTCCGGCGAATCCCGTGGATACAGCCGCGGCGTTGCCACCACCGCTGCTGACCACAGAAATGGTCGAAGAGACGGCCATCGCAGACACCCCGCCACCGCCCGCGCCCTCCGCGGCTTCCCCGAATCCTTTCGCCGAAAGAGCTGAGAAACCCCGGCCGGCCGCTCGTGCGCAAACTGCGCAGCGGCCATTGCCGCCTCAATCCGCGCCGCAGCCGGCCGCACCGGCCGAGTCCGAAAGTCAGGAGGAAGACTGGCGGGCGCAGCTTTATGCCGAGGGCGTCGCGGCCCTGAATCAGGACGACTTGAGCGGTGCGCTGACGGCGTTTGAGCAAATCCATGCCGCAGACCCGGCGTATCGCGACGTTGCCGAGCGAATCCGCAGCATCGAAGCGATGCAGCAACAGGCCCGGGAGGCAGCACATGCGCGAATCTGGAACGCGCAAATGGATTCACTCTACCGTGCCGCGCGCGACCATGAGAACCGCGGTGACTGGCAGCGCGCCCTCGCCGACTTTGAGGAGCTGGAACGCCGGCAGCCCGGCTATCGCGATGTCACCAGACGTCTGGAGCGCGTACGCGCCGAGCTCAACCCGGCAAAACCCCGGAGCTTGACGCCGCCGGCCTTGACCGAACAGAGCGCGAAGACATATCTCATCAGTGCGGTAATCGCCGTGGTGGTGTTGCCGCTGCTCAGCTTCGTCATTTTCTCTTCGACCACGCGCTCACGCTACTATCTGCTGCGCGGCAACTATGCCGCCGCGGCTTCCATCTACGAAGTCATGCTGGCGCGCCACCCCAACCGGGAA is a window from the candidate division KSB1 bacterium genome containing:
- a CDS encoding T9SS type A sorting domain-containing protein, whose product is MSSVLIFEGKLIFDYGGLPVSIYPSSRAFEQTCLGNNGKITVVWLDGRTQKGDIYAQSLGQNGNQIWSNDAGVSLRPDSERSHRVSSDGNGGCIVAWYEIGTGSGWGIFAQQVSKNGGLGEVLTSAVSDNDAANQSSGIPTAFTLFPNPFGDSVQFDLKATPNIPTTIRIYDLTGKIVRGFQGFVPQDGKLTLSWDGRNQDGKILRTGIYLIKVTAGEFITSRKVVLIR
- a CDS encoding serine protein kinase: MSETLTPTDAGSLLSIINGLHDTRTYRELNWTGTFEDYLGIVRQNPAVTRTAFQRIYDMILSHGREEIIEFKERLVKYKFFDDPIDNGRDAVYGLERTIMRIVNFFKAAASGYGTEKRVLLLHGPVGSAKSTIVRLLKKGLEHYSRTPEGALYTFSWRQHVNGKEVWERCPMHEEPLHLVPEEIRPRLLERLNIGRNTEQQINLTGELCPFCRQTYRELLKQHQGSWIDLIRDVRVERLILSEKDRIGIGTFQPKDEKNQDSTELTGDINYRKIAEYGSESDARAFNFDGEFNIANRGLIEFIEVLKLDVAFLYDLLGASQEHKIKPKKFAQTDIDEVIIGHTNEPEYRKLLSNEFMEALRDRTVKIDVPYITRLSDEIKIYEKDYNPQRIKGKHIAPHTIEMAAMWAVLTRLEEPRKAQLTLLQKLKLYNGKTLPGFTEDNIKELRTEAAREGMEGISPRYIQDKISNALVSEKSQTSINPFMVMNELEAGLKHHSLLTSDEQRKRYKELLAVVKEEYEDIVKNEVQRAIAADEDALKRLCGNYIDNVKAYTQRERVKNKYTGADEEPDERLMRAIEEKIDIPESRKDDFRREIMNYIGALALEGKTFNYKSNERLQKALELKLFEDQKDTIKLTTLISSVVDKETQEKIDVVKARMIKYYGYTDESATDVLNYVASIFARGDVKHR
- a CDS encoding tetratricopeptide repeat protein; this encodes MIRLFRRVFLIALFASVSGAWAQWFPIKQSLANNVAILRESPHVLVLYHHLLQDSVIVTLAPAPDADIHGGLEFRRGSNPYRVWITTRRFWQRPVLAEDGGRKFFLAGFTKALRPPLPEAAPSKDPLKTIPPREAVTSRLAQPSPANPVDTAAALPPPLLTTEMVEETAIADTPPPPAPSAASPNPFAERAEKPRPAARAQTAQRPLPPQSAPQPAAPAESESQEEDWRAQLYAEGVAALNQDDLSGALTAFEQIHAADPAYRDVAERIRSIEAMQQQAREAAHARIWNAQMDSLYRAARDHENRGDWQRALADFEELERRQPGYRDVTRRLERVRAELNPAKPRSLTPPALTEQSAKTYLISAVIAVVVLPLLSFVIFSSTTRSRYYLLRGNYAAAASIYEVMLARHPNREKLYLPLAHIYLLLGRRDEQAIKVYNTVLRLNLATPNQEILKEIVAKNQPGRGPSTQPFPRVDDKAGPPASGSESQSQPQPQP